One genomic segment of Blastopirellula marina includes these proteins:
- a CDS encoding tetratricopeptide repeat protein translates to MLSQYLGFSSLNARCVTDGTEPCRRARYVFIPALLLLMICGSSAWGQESSQEAALFFSDVVNYQNAGEFELAADEWKKFVEKFPNDPLAAKAQNYLAVCQLQLKKYSDAIANFETVLKKYPQADFREEAMLNLASANYAWAQNGNQAKYKDAAERFSTLLKDYPKTEFADQAQYFLGESLYLSGQKEQSIAAYDQLVKAYPKSPLAPDALYAKGVTLEEIKKYGEAQKAYDQFLAAYASNPLATEVTMRKGEALLQQNQFADAEKLFEQASQKQGFDLADHAMYRLAFCALQRDELLKAGNAYARIPLDFPKSAYAPEATMLAGRCYYRAGRLDDAARWLAAAGRQGGQFEVEAAHWLARVYLQQGKAAEAEALAKAMLPKAAGSDFQVDLKMDMADAVYEQPQRSKESIALYERIAKDHPDTPEAPQALYNAAFAALETRDFAKASALSDEFAKKYPQDQSRLDAMYVGAEAKLQTDKLAEAEQSLKTLVNEGKARPEVARWQLRLALTQYLQNKFADVEKTVASVQSSLKDADLLAQANYLVGASAFQQSQFDKAQQALDASVKASTSWAQADEARLMLARTLHAKGDTTGAIQQAQGILSSYPNSQILDQVHFRLGEFLFAANRFDEAAAAYAQVLAKSPNSTLAPHAIYGQAWAYLKQPNAAKADQAFGELITKHSGHELIVDAYTGRAIARRSEGKFKEAIDDLNQVVAKSKDPTQKLEAEYLKGVSLVDVKNPAEAEKVFTAIHQQNPKFVSDDKVLYELAWAQRAQGKGDASNASFQELAKAHPQSPLAAEAMYHVGESYYAKDNFAEAETWYTSSANQAKAPEIGEKALYKQAWSQYQQGKTKEALDGFGSQITKFPNGPLASDAIFMQGECFYKDKQYDAALDSYGRVDPKRLSSDEMRSLLMLHAGQSASQQKLWGEAKKWFTQLVDQLPSSPLLGETYYEIGWANYNEKKTPEAIEYFNKAAEESRGLAGARARFMLGEIYFEQKKYEDALGQFKRVVYGFGGEQALDSVKPWQAKCAYEIGRCNEVQIRMAAPAEKAAFVDEAKKFYALVVQRFPQAAEAKLAQARLEALAQL, encoded by the coding sequence ATGCTGTCTCAGTATTTGGGCTTTAGCTCCCTTAACGCACGATGCGTGACCGACGGGACCGAGCCCTGCCGACGAGCACGTTACGTTTTTATCCCGGCTCTACTGCTTCTGATGATTTGCGGCTCGTCTGCATGGGGACAAGAGTCTTCACAAGAAGCGGCTCTGTTCTTCTCAGACGTAGTGAACTATCAGAACGCCGGCGAGTTTGAACTGGCTGCCGATGAATGGAAGAAGTTCGTCGAGAAGTTCCCCAATGATCCGTTAGCAGCCAAGGCACAAAACTACCTGGCCGTCTGTCAGTTGCAATTGAAGAAATACTCAGACGCGATCGCCAACTTCGAGACCGTCCTGAAGAAATACCCTCAAGCCGACTTCCGCGAAGAAGCAATGCTCAACCTGGCATCGGCCAATTATGCCTGGGCACAGAATGGGAATCAGGCCAAGTATAAAGATGCCGCCGAACGCTTCTCGACGCTGCTCAAGGATTACCCCAAGACCGAATTCGCCGATCAGGCCCAGTACTTCCTGGGCGAGTCTCTCTATCTATCCGGGCAAAAAGAGCAATCGATCGCTGCCTACGACCAGTTGGTGAAAGCGTACCCGAAAAGCCCTCTGGCTCCCGATGCACTGTATGCCAAAGGGGTCACCCTGGAGGAAATTAAGAAATACGGCGAAGCCCAAAAGGCCTACGACCAATTCCTTGCCGCGTATGCAAGCAATCCGCTGGCGACCGAAGTTACCATGCGAAAAGGGGAAGCCCTGCTTCAGCAGAACCAATTCGCGGACGCCGAGAAACTGTTCGAGCAAGCTTCGCAGAAGCAAGGATTTGATCTCGCCGACCACGCGATGTATCGCCTGGCCTTCTGTGCATTGCAACGAGATGAGTTACTGAAGGCGGGCAATGCTTATGCTCGCATTCCGTTGGACTTCCCGAAGTCTGCCTATGCTCCGGAAGCCACCATGCTTGCCGGACGCTGTTACTACCGTGCCGGTCGACTCGACGATGCCGCGCGCTGGCTGGCAGCGGCCGGACGCCAAGGAGGGCAGTTCGAGGTCGAAGCAGCCCATTGGTTGGCTCGTGTCTATTTGCAACAAGGGAAAGCAGCCGAAGCTGAAGCACTGGCCAAGGCCATGTTGCCCAAAGCTGCCGGCAGTGATTTCCAGGTCGATCTGAAGATGGACATGGCCGACGCCGTGTACGAGCAGCCCCAGCGAAGCAAAGAGTCGATTGCGTTGTACGAACGAATCGCCAAGGACCATCCGGATACGCCAGAGGCTCCTCAGGCACTCTATAACGCGGCATTCGCTGCTTTGGAGACACGTGATTTTGCCAAGGCTTCGGCCCTGTCCGATGAGTTCGCCAAGAAGTACCCCCAGGATCAATCGCGTCTCGATGCCATGTATGTCGGTGCGGAGGCCAAGCTGCAAACCGATAAGCTGGCCGAAGCGGAACAGTCCCTCAAAACGCTGGTCAACGAAGGCAAGGCAAGGCCTGAGGTGGCACGATGGCAATTGAGACTGGCACTGACTCAGTACTTGCAGAACAAGTTTGCCGATGTTGAGAAGACGGTCGCTTCCGTACAGTCTTCACTCAAAGATGCAGACCTGTTAGCCCAGGCAAATTACCTTGTCGGAGCGAGTGCGTTTCAGCAGAGCCAGTTCGACAAAGCCCAACAGGCGTTAGATGCTTCCGTGAAAGCTTCCACGAGTTGGGCTCAGGCAGACGAAGCCCGTTTGATGCTGGCTCGTACGCTGCATGCCAAGGGGGATACGACTGGGGCGATTCAACAGGCCCAAGGAATCCTTTCGAGCTACCCCAACAGCCAAATCCTCGATCAGGTCCACTTCCGACTCGGTGAATTCCTGTTCGCAGCCAATCGCTTCGATGAAGCCGCCGCCGCGTATGCCCAGGTATTGGCCAAGTCGCCTAATTCGACTCTTGCTCCGCATGCGATCTATGGGCAAGCCTGGGCTTACCTGAAGCAGCCTAACGCGGCTAAAGCAGATCAAGCGTTTGGCGAATTGATCACCAAGCATTCCGGCCACGAACTAATTGTCGATGCCTACACCGGGCGGGCAATCGCACGTCGGTCGGAAGGGAAGTTTAAGGAAGCGATCGACGACTTGAACCAGGTCGTCGCCAAGAGCAAAGATCCCACGCAGAAGCTCGAAGCCGAGTACCTCAAGGGCGTAAGCCTGGTCGATGTAAAGAACCCAGCGGAAGCCGAAAAAGTCTTCACCGCGATTCATCAGCAGAATCCGAAGTTCGTCAGCGATGATAAGGTGCTCTACGAGTTGGCCTGGGCACAACGAGCCCAAGGTAAGGGAGATGCATCCAACGCCAGCTTCCAAGAGCTGGCCAAAGCGCACCCTCAAAGTCCCCTCGCGGCCGAAGCGATGTATCATGTCGGCGAATCTTACTACGCGAAGGATAACTTCGCTGAAGCCGAAACGTGGTATACCTCGTCGGCCAATCAGGCCAAAGCCCCCGAAATTGGCGAAAAGGCGCTCTACAAGCAGGCCTGGTCCCAGTATCAGCAGGGAAAGACGAAAGAGGCGTTGGACGGTTTCGGCAGCCAGATTACCAAGTTCCCCAACGGCCCTCTCGCATCGGATGCGATCTTCATGCAAGGGGAATGCTTCTACAAAGATAAACAGTACGACGCCGCACTCGACTCGTACGGCCGCGTCGATCCCAAGCGTCTTTCCAGCGATGAAATGCGATCGCTGCTGATGCTGCACGCTGGTCAATCGGCCAGCCAACAGAAGCTGTGGGGAGAAGCAAAGAAGTGGTTCACTCAGTTGGTCGACCAGCTGCCTAGCTCGCCACTTTTGGGCGAAACCTATTACGAAATTGGCTGGGCCAACTACAACGAAAAGAAAACGCCTGAAGCAATCGAATACTTCAACAAGGCAGCCGAAGAGTCGCGAGGGCTCGCTGGGGCTCGTGCACGCTTCATGCTGGGGGAAATCTACTTCGAGCAAAAGAAGTACGAAGATGCCTTGGGGCAGTTCAAACGCGTGGTCTATGGCTTCGGTGGCGAGCAAGCACTCGATAGCGTCAAGCCATGGCAGGCCAAGTGTGCCTACGAAATCGGTCGCTGCAACGAAGTGCAAATCCGCATGGCTGCTCCTGCCGAGAAAGCAGCGTTTGTCGACGAAGCAAAGAAGTTTTATGCCCTCGTTGTCCAGCGTTTTCCACAAGCAGCGGAAGCCAAGCTGGCCCAGGCCCGGCTCGAAGCCTTGGCCCAACTTTAA
- a CDS encoding MotA/TolQ/ExbB proton channel family protein, with amino-acid sequence MARSILVLLAVLAFTLPLLAQDGSAPTDQPTEEESPALIEQRLNETDSLTLVSLILRGGKMMIPLGVMSVVVVALTLERLFALRKSKIIPYQLQRELSQLRLSEKGLDPREAYKLCKKYPSALANVIKTMLLRIGRPQSEVEHSVAEATEREADRLYSNVRWIALMGSVAPLLGLMGTVWGIIWTFYKTTQLEIGADRADQLAGGIFVALVTTLGGLTIAIPAMIFAQYFESRIVALFHEMDEILFDLIPGFEHYEGKLRAKHRTYDGPSPPAVKTMEPPKTAAPGGTLDGSQTQALPRSQ; translated from the coding sequence ATGGCTCGTTCCATTCTTGTCCTTCTAGCGGTATTGGCCTTCACGTTGCCCTTGCTGGCGCAAGATGGATCGGCCCCAACCGATCAGCCAACCGAAGAAGAATCGCCGGCCTTGATCGAGCAGCGTCTTAACGAGACCGATTCGTTGACTTTGGTAAGCCTGATCCTGCGTGGCGGAAAGATGATGATCCCGCTGGGGGTCATGTCGGTCGTTGTCGTCGCGCTTACGCTCGAGCGTCTTTTCGCCCTGCGCAAGTCGAAGATCATTCCCTATCAACTCCAACGCGAACTTTCCCAGCTTCGCCTGTCGGAAAAGGGGCTTGACCCGCGCGAGGCGTACAAGCTGTGCAAAAAGTATCCTTCGGCTCTGGCCAATGTAATTAAAACAATGCTTCTGCGAATCGGTCGTCCGCAATCCGAGGTCGAGCATTCCGTAGCGGAAGCCACCGAACGGGAAGCGGATCGGCTGTACAGCAATGTCCGCTGGATCGCCCTGATGGGAAGCGTAGCACCCCTGTTGGGGCTGATGGGTACGGTCTGGGGCATTATCTGGACGTTCTACAAGACAACCCAGTTGGAAATCGGGGCCGATCGTGCGGACCAATTGGCTGGCGGTATTTTTGTGGCCCTGGTCACGACGCTGGGTGGTTTGACGATTGCCATTCCCGCAATGATCTTCGCCCAGTACTTTGAAAGCCGGATTGTCGCGCTGTTTCATGAAATGGACGAGATCCTGTTCGACTTGATCCCCGGCTTCGAGCACTACGAAGGGAAGTTGCGAGCGAAGCATCGCACTTACGACGGGCCATCCCCTCCGGCAGTAAAAACGATGGAGCCCCCCAAGACCGCGGCTCCCGGCGGAACGCTGGATGGCTCGCAGACGCAAGCGTTGCCCCGGTCGCAGTAG